A single Pararhodobacter sp. DNA region contains:
- a CDS encoding metal/formaldehyde-sensitive transcriptional repressor, whose protein sequence is MSHTSRQKDKLISRVRRIKGQLEGIERALDSEAACAEVLRQIASVRGAVNGLTTEVMEDHLREHVLMAETDKERHQGGEEMIAVIRAYMK, encoded by the coding sequence ATGTCCCATACGTCCCGCCAGAAAGACAAGCTGATCTCCCGCGTCCGTCGAATCAAAGGGCAATTGGAAGGCATTGAACGCGCCCTGGATTCGGAAGCGGCATGTGCGGAAGTGCTGCGTCAGATCGCATCGGTTCGCGGTGCCGTCAACGGGTTGACGACAGAGGTGATGGAAGATCACTTGCGCGAACATGTCCTGATGGCCGAAACCGACAAGGAACGCCACCAGGGTGGCGAGGAAATGATTGCGGTCATCCGGGCCTACATGAAATGA